The genomic segment CACCCACGGCGAGGTTATGTTCCGCCGCGATGCTTACGAGCAGGCGGGCGGCTACCGCGAGCTGTTCAAGTTCACCCAGGATTACGATTTATGGCTGCGGATGGGGCTCGTCACGGAGTTTGCGCTTGTCGAGAAGCTGCTGTATCGCAGATACACATTGCCTGACGGCGTAAGCGGCTCCGTTGAAAAAATGATGGTGCAGCAATATCTTGCTGAGCTGGGCAGACAGTGCGCCGAGCTTCGTATTCGCGAAGGGCGCGACCTGATAGACCGCTACGGCGTGCACGCGCTATTTTTTCTGAAAAGATCGAAGCGCCTGGCGCTCAAGCTGTTTAATCTCGGCGTTTCCGCCATAGTGAATGAGCGGGACATGGATAAAGCGAAGCGGCTCGTGCAGCTCAGCCTCGAACAAAATTGGACGGCAAGAGGCAGCGTGCTATCGGGGCTGCTAGCTGTGCTGACCCGTTTCGAGGGCGGCAAAAAAGCGATGCTGTCGATGCTGCTGTTGCTGCGTCAGGTGAAGAAAAAGGTAGAG from the Paenibacillus sp. BIHB 4019 genome contains:
- a CDS encoding glycosyltransferase, whose protein sequence is MLVSIITVYYNRVNQVKESIQSLLDQTYANTEIILVDDGSTDGTLQALEAFQDPRIRLISHSNRGFTRSVIEAVKQSRGEVVAIHGSGDISFPQRIEEQVKVLQSRPDVGVVGCIVENVNKVTNTTTIYNKYKQGIKGIDQLLQNNFYTHGEVMFRRDAYEQAGGYRELFKFTQDYDLWLRMGLVTEFALVEKLLYRRYTLPDGVSGSVEKMMVQQYLAELGRQCAELRIREGRDLIDRYGVHALFFLKRSKRLALKLFNLGVSAIVNERDMDKAKRLVQLSLEQNWTARGSVLSGLLAVLTRFEGGKKAMLSMLLLLRQVKKKVEKAA